Proteins encoded in a region of the Lycorma delicatula isolate Av1 chromosome 6, ASM4794821v1, whole genome shotgun sequence genome:
- the RpL36A gene encoding ribosomal protein L36A: protein MVNVPKQRRTFCKKCKVHKLHKVTQYKKSKERHASQGRRRYDRKQQGFGGQTKPIFRKKAKTTKKIVLRMECTECKYRKQVPLKRCKHFELGGDKKRKGQMIQF from the exons ATG gTGAATGTACCAAAACAGCGTCGTACTTTTTGCAAAAAGTGCAAAGTACATAAGTTACATAAAGTAACACAGTACAAGAAATCTAAAGAAAGGCATGCATCGCAAGGTAGAAGGCGATATGATAGGAAACAGCAAGGTTTTGGTGGTCAAACCAAACCTATATTCAGGAAAAAG GCAAAAACAACTAAAAAGATTGTATTGAGAATGGAATGTACAGAATGCAAATATAGGAAACAGGTCCCATTGAAACGGTGTAAGCATTTTGAGCTTGGaggagataaaaaaagaaag